In Archangium violaceum, the following are encoded in one genomic region:
- a CDS encoding Na+/H+ antiporter subunit E: MRWLLPSPVLSVALFLLWILLMQSLSAGTLVLGAVLAIFWPAVTVRLRPAPVRLRRPFVMARLFGRVVLEMLRSNAEVAWVILTRRSRDIPSGFVHIPLELRDPSGLAVLAMIITFTPGTAWAQLSADNRVLLLHVLAIQNEEDLVALIKRRYERPLMEIFE; the protein is encoded by the coding sequence ATGAGGTGGCTCCTTCCTTCGCCCGTGCTCTCGGTTGCGCTGTTCCTGCTCTGGATACTGCTGATGCAGTCGTTGAGCGCGGGGACGCTGGTGCTCGGCGCCGTCCTGGCGATCTTCTGGCCCGCGGTGACGGTCCGTCTCAGGCCCGCCCCGGTGCGGTTGCGCAGGCCCTTCGTCATGGCACGCCTGTTCGGCCGGGTCGTGCTCGAGATGCTGCGGTCGAACGCCGAGGTGGCGTGGGTCATCCTCACGCGACGCTCGCGCGACATCCCCTCCGGCTTCGTCCACATTCCGCTCGAGCTGCGGGATCCGAGCGGATTGGCCGTGCTGGCGATGATCATCACGTTCACGCCGGGAACCGCCTGGGCACAGCTCTCGGCGGATAATCGCGTCCTGTTGTTGCACGTACTCGCCATTCAAAACGAGGAGGACCTGGTGGCCCTCATCAAGCGTCGCTATGAACGTCCGCTCATGGAGATCTTCGAATGA
- a CDS encoding monovalent cation/H+ antiporter subunit D gives MPHLIVAPILLPMLTAAMMLLLGEGRRPAKLVLGMSSALLGLAVAVTLLAWVQEYGVVAYLPGNWPAPFGIALAVDRLSAEMLVLTWVLGACALSFASVRWHRAGVHFHPLSQLQLMGLSGAFLTADVFNLFVFFEILLAASYGLLLHGSGRSRVRAGVHYVAINLAASSLFLIGASMIYGITGTLNMAELSARLSEGAVANRHLIDAGAAILAVAFLAKAAAWPLNFWLVPAYASATPPVAALFAVLTKVGIYALVRLWTLMFAGGPLAGFGADGLFVFGLVTAVLAALGMIASHRLASQAAWGVVVSAGTLLAALGFGEEAVLGGAVFYLVSSTLASSGFFLLVDLVERWRVGATVVDEAPFLSATLEAQEVNLDDEEEPLVALPFPASTALMALAFVACALLISGLPPLSTFVGKLGMLSAALAVREETGSVPTRAWLFVGGLLGSGLLVLIALTRTGIRTFWSEMQREPPRVRAAEGLPVVALLAACVALTLAAAPTMELARATAQSLYDRRGYTHAVLGARVRMPTPAPEAAR, from the coding sequence ATGCCACACCTGATCGTGGCGCCCATCCTCCTGCCGATGCTGACGGCGGCGATGATGCTCCTGCTGGGCGAGGGCAGGCGCCCCGCCAAGCTGGTGCTGGGGATGAGCTCGGCGCTCTTGGGGCTTGCCGTCGCGGTGACGCTGCTGGCGTGGGTACAGGAATACGGCGTCGTGGCCTACCTCCCCGGCAACTGGCCGGCGCCGTTCGGGATTGCGCTCGCGGTGGATCGCCTCTCGGCCGAGATGCTGGTGTTGACCTGGGTCCTCGGCGCCTGCGCCTTGTCCTTCGCCTCCGTGCGCTGGCACCGCGCGGGCGTTCATTTCCACCCGCTCTCGCAGTTACAGCTCATGGGGCTGTCCGGCGCGTTCCTCACGGCGGACGTCTTCAATCTCTTCGTCTTCTTCGAGATCCTGCTCGCCGCCTCCTACGGCCTGTTGTTGCATGGGTCCGGAAGATCGCGAGTCCGAGCGGGCGTGCATTACGTGGCCATCAATCTCGCCGCCTCGTCACTCTTCCTCATCGGAGCATCGATGATCTATGGCATCACGGGGACACTCAACATGGCGGAGCTCTCCGCGCGCCTGTCCGAGGGGGCCGTGGCCAACCGGCACCTCATCGACGCGGGAGCGGCCATCCTCGCGGTGGCCTTCCTGGCCAAGGCGGCGGCCTGGCCGCTCAACTTCTGGCTCGTTCCCGCCTACGCGTCGGCGACTCCACCCGTGGCGGCGTTGTTCGCCGTGTTGACGAAGGTCGGCATCTACGCGCTGGTGCGGCTGTGGACGCTGATGTTCGCCGGGGGTCCGCTGGCGGGATTCGGTGCGGACGGGCTGTTCGTGTTCGGGCTGGTCACCGCGGTGCTCGCGGCCCTGGGGATGATCGCCTCGCATCGGCTCGCGAGTCAGGCGGCCTGGGGGGTGGTGGTCTCCGCCGGGACGCTCCTGGCGGCGCTTGGATTTGGCGAGGAGGCCGTCCTCGGCGGCGCGGTGTTCTACCTGGTGAGCTCCACGCTCGCCTCCAGCGGGTTCTTCCTGCTCGTTGATCTCGTCGAGCGCTGGCGCGTGGGCGCGACCGTCGTGGATGAGGCGCCCTTCCTGAGCGCGACGCTCGAAGCGCAGGAGGTCAACCTCGACGATGAGGAGGAGCCGCTCGTCGCGCTGCCGTTCCCCGCGTCCACCGCCTTGATGGCGCTGGCGTTCGTCGCGTGCGCGCTGCTCATCTCAGGCCTGCCTCCCCTGTCGACCTTCGTCGGCAAGCTCGGCATGTTGTCGGCGGCGCTCGCGGTGCGTGAAGAGACAGGGTCCGTTCCCACCCGCGCATGGCTGTTCGTCGGCGGGCTGCTGGGGTCCGGTCTGCTCGTCCTCATCGCGCTCACGCGAACGGGAATCCGCACCTTCTGGTCGGAGATGCAGCGCGAGCCGCCTCGGGTTCGGGCGGCGGAGGGATTGCCCGTGGTGGCGCTCCTCGCCGCGTGCGTAGCGTTGACGCTCGCGGCCGCCCCCACGATGGAGCTCGCGCGTGCGACGGCGCAGTCCCTCTATGACCGCCGCGGGTACACCCATGCGGTCCTTGGCGCCAGGGTGCGGATGCCGACCCCGGCGCCGGAGGCTGCGCGATGA
- the mnhG gene encoding monovalent cation/H(+) antiporter subunit G, with the protein MSASTPPWVDALTGLLAATGALAALIGSFGVLRLRSFFQRVHAPTLGTTLGTWCLTLATVVQVSFEHGQLYVHALLISVFIALTGPVTTLLLMRAAVFRGRLRGMEIPVPTVDDPPAE; encoded by the coding sequence ATGAGCGCGTCGACGCCTCCGTGGGTGGATGCACTGACCGGGCTGCTCGCGGCGACGGGCGCGCTGGCGGCACTTATCGGCTCGTTCGGGGTCCTGCGCCTGCGGAGCTTCTTCCAGCGAGTCCACGCGCCCACCTTGGGCACGACGTTGGGAACCTGGTGCCTCACACTCGCGACGGTGGTGCAGGTCTCCTTCGAGCACGGGCAGCTCTACGTCCATGCGCTGCTCATCTCGGTGTTCATTGCCCTCACCGGACCTGTCACTACCTTGCTCCTGATGCGCGCCGCGGTGTTCAGGGGGCGCCTGCGGGGCATGGAGATTCCGGTGCCCACCGTGGACGATCCCCCCGCTGAATGA
- a CDS encoding K+/H+ antiporter subunit F produces MSPLLSWLLAFALGCLTLAMMLALARMIIGPRAEDRVLAFDCLYVNTMLVILSLGLIYRSSSYFEAALLIALFGFVGSTAMSKFLLRGELIE; encoded by the coding sequence ATGAGCCCGCTGCTCTCCTGGTTACTGGCATTCGCCCTCGGCTGTCTCACCCTCGCGATGATGCTGGCCCTCGCACGAATGATCATCGGGCCCAGGGCGGAGGACCGCGTGTTGGCGTTCGACTGCCTGTACGTGAACACGATGCTGGTCATCCTTTCGCTCGGGCTCATCTACCGCAGCAGTTCCTACTTCGAGGCGGCCCTCCTCATCGCCCTCTTCGGGTTCGTGGGCTCCACGGCGATGTCCAAGTTCCTCCTGCGCGGGGAGCTCATCGAATGA
- a CDS encoding Na+/H+ antiporter subunit C, translating into MEVVLAIAIGVLTGSGVWLLLRPRTFQLVVGLSLISYAVNLFIFSIGGLAIDKEPILVDGVPRDLVHYTDPVPQALVLTAIVISFAMTALLLVVILASRGMTGTDHVDGTEA; encoded by the coding sequence ATGGAAGTGGTACTCGCGATCGCCATCGGAGTGTTGACCGGCTCTGGCGTGTGGCTCCTTCTGCGGCCCCGCACGTTCCAGCTCGTCGTCGGCCTGTCGCTCATCTCCTACGCCGTCAACCTCTTCATCTTCAGCATCGGAGGCCTGGCCATCGACAAGGAGCCCATCCTCGTCGATGGCGTCCCGCGGGATCTCGTGCACTACACTGACCCGGTACCCCAGGCGCTCGTGCTGACCGCCATCGTCATCAGCTTCGCGATGACGGCGCTCCTCCTGGTCGTCATCCTGGCCTCGCGCGGGATGACGGGGACCGATCACGTGGACGGCACCGAGGCATGA
- a CDS encoding LysR family transcriptional regulator yields MNLSSLDLNLLLVLHTVLEEKSVAKAAASLHVTSSAVSNALGRLRGLLGDPLLVRHGRGLVPTRRATELAPRLRAALRELQGALEGAAAPFVPAQTDRMFTLACSDNDQMARVPRIAAAFTARMPRATLRIVSIDQLEASDGLASGQVDAVIGPIEAAGPGLHAKALYRDEAVMVVRRDHPKVGKRLSRQMFNDLRHVDIWLSIEGPGVGHRLIEGFFQRHGLRRSVSLVAPSFAAAAMIAATTDLIAGMPRLLAESLAQHLPLRILELPVAPPPFQMHLLWHERTHADEGARYFRELVFGAMRAPGKAT; encoded by the coding sequence ATGAACCTGTCCTCCCTCGACCTGAACCTGCTCCTCGTGCTGCACACCGTCCTCGAGGAGAAGAGCGTGGCGAAGGCCGCGGCGTCGCTGCACGTGACGTCCTCGGCCGTCAGCAATGCGCTCGGACGACTGCGCGGCCTCCTGGGAGATCCCCTGCTGGTCCGCCATGGGCGCGGCCTGGTGCCCACACGCCGGGCCACCGAGCTGGCCCCGCGCCTTCGAGCCGCGCTCAGGGAGCTGCAAGGGGCGCTGGAAGGAGCCGCCGCCCCCTTCGTGCCCGCTCAGACAGACCGGATGTTCACGCTGGCGTGCTCGGACAATGACCAGATGGCACGGGTCCCCAGGATCGCCGCGGCCTTCACGGCGCGGATGCCTCGCGCGACGCTGAGGATCGTCAGCATCGACCAGCTCGAGGCCAGCGATGGACTCGCCAGCGGACAGGTGGATGCCGTCATTGGTCCGATCGAGGCCGCCGGGCCGGGACTGCACGCGAAGGCGCTGTATCGCGACGAAGCGGTGATGGTGGTCCGCCGGGATCACCCCAAGGTGGGCAAGCGACTGTCGCGGCAGATGTTCAATGACCTGCGGCACGTGGACATCTGGCTCTCCATCGAAGGGCCAGGGGTAGGGCACCGCCTCATCGAAGGCTTCTTCCAACGGCACGGCCTGCGGCGGTCCGTCTCCCTGGTGGCTCCCAGCTTCGCCGCGGCGGCGATGATCGCCGCGACCACCGACCTGATCGCCGGCATGCCGCGCCTCCTGGCGGAGTCACTCGCCCAACACCTGCCCCTGCGGATCCTCGAGCTGCCCGTGGCCCCACCGCCTTTTCAGATGCACCTCCTCTGGCACGAGCGCACGCATGCCGATGAGGGTGCGCGCTACTTCCGGGAGCTCGTCTTCGGAGCCATGCGCGCTCCCGGTAAGGCAACGTAG